The DNA window TTTGTATGCCTTCGGTAATGAACTTGGTTAAGCCAATAAAATGAGATCGTTCTTTTAAATCGTCTATATTTACAAAATTAACGTGAATCTTGTCTGGGAACATTTTTTGGTCTTCATGTTTGCCTATATATATACAAGTTATTTTTTTATCAATTTCATCTAAATAATTAGAAATTTCATTCAGAAAATCTAGGTCAAAAACTTCTATAAGTATTTCTTTTTGGCTCGTACTTATAAGATTTTGAACTCTGGTTGTTACAGCCCAGTTACCTTTAACCATCCAAATCGAGGGAGAATCATCATGTTTGTCCAATCTATATCTCTCTAAATTATGAATGCACTCTTCTGCAGTTCTGATAGTATCATTTTCCAGTTTCCTTATCACTTTTCTGGGTTCCATTGGTCTAAAACGGTTTGGGTGACCATATTGTACTTCTACAAAACCTTTTTCTTCCAAACTTTTTATTGTATCGTAAACTTTCGGTCTTGGTACGCTACTACTGTCTGATATTTCTCTTGCAGTAGCATCACCCAAGCCAACAAGAGTTATATATACATCGGCTTCGTAACCATTTAATCCTAATTTTTTCAGCTTATCAATCATGTAACAACTTTTGTTACAACAAATTTATATATTTACTGATATGTTTAGGTTTGGAATTAAGCCCCTTACAGATGTATCAAATTTAGGTAATTCAAAATAATAGAGGTCAGATAAAGTGGGTGCCATAGAAGTTGAAAATCTAAAGAAGAAGTACCACAAATTCACAGCAGTTGATGGTATATCATTCAGTGTCGAGGAAGGGGAAATTTTTGCATTTCTGGGTCCTAATGGTGCCGGTAAAACAACTTCGCTTAAAATCCTAACAACAATACTCCATCCAACATCCGGTAATATAAGAGTTAACGGATATGATGTCCTTCATAAGAAGAACGATGTCAGGAAGTCAATCGGTGTAATTTTTCAGGACAACAGTCTGGATGATAAATTAACTGCATATGAAAATATGGAATACCATGCTGTTCTCTACAAGGTGCCAAAGGAAGAGATTAGAGAACGGGTGGACAAACTCCTTGGTAATGTTGAATTGCTGGATAGGAAAAACGACCTGATTAAAACATTTTCGGGGGGTATGAAACGCAGAATTGAAATTGCAAGAGGACTTATCCATACCCCTAAAGTACTGTTTCTCGATGAACCCACTCTGGGTCTGGATGCACACACTAGAGCTTTTTTGTGGGAATATATAAGGGATCTTAAGGAAAACAGCAACCTTACCGTATTTCTAACAACACATAATCTGGATGAAGCTGAAAAAATAGCAGACCGTATAGCTATAATCGATAAAGGTCAAATTCAGACAATCGGAACTTTTGAACAGATAAAGAAAATGACAGGAACCAATACCCTTGAACAGGCGTTCTTGAAATTGACAGGACATGAAATCCGAAATTAACTATTCTAAACTTACCGGATTTAAGAAGTGATTTTTAATGATTGAATCGATACGCATCATGTGGATAAGACAGATAAAAGAATACTGGAGGTCAAAACCAAGGCTAATAGCTTCAATTGTTCAACCTACCATATTCCTTATGGCACTTGGATTTGGTCTTGGTCCAGTATTTAAACAGGCAGGTGGGTTAGATTACGTGCAGTTCCTTACACCTGGTATTCTCGGGATGGCAATTTTGTTCGGGTCGGTATTTAACGGTGTGTCTCTTCTATGGGACAAACAGTTCGGTTTTTTAAAGGAGACCCTTGTAGCCCCAGTTCCTCGTATAACATTGTTGATAGGACGCTCCATAGGAGGAGCTACAACTGCCGTGTTTCAGGGTATCGTATTGTTGGCGGTAAGTTATTTCATAGGATTTAGAATGGATAGTCTTTTGCATATACCATTGGTAATTCTGTTCATGTTTTTGATTGCATTTTTGTTTTCACTACTTGGAATTTCAATGGGTGCAAAACTGGATGACCCTGAAGCTTTCCCCTTAATAATCAATCTTGTAATAATACCGATTTTTTTCCTCTCAGGAGCACTATTTCCTATAAATAATCTTCCTAGTACCGTTACTACAATAGCAAAACTCAATCCATTATCTTATGGTGTCGATGGTTTACGGGGCACTATGATAGGTAGCTCTGATTTTGGAATAGCTACTGATGTGGGTATATTACTGGTTGTTACGTTTGTACTTTTGATTATAAGTAGCTATCTTTTTGAAAGACTGGAAACCTGAATTTTTCAATACAGGTTTTTTCTTTTTTATATAATATTTTCATTTGTTTGATTGTCGATGTCAGGAATATATTTTAAATCATTTCAGAATTAGAGAGTTTTATCAGAATAGGATTTCTACAGAGCCAAATAAACATCAAAATTAAAGGGTTTTTCGAGATCCTCCATAGTCAATAAATCAAGGTTTGTTGCTTATAATCCTATCAACAATATCGCATATTAAAAACAAAAAACTTATTATTAACTATGTTGTGTGAGGAAATGACAAAACTGCAAAAAACCTATTTTGCAATTTCGGTTTATAACAATTAAAAATAAACACAAATCAAAAGGAAGCGTACTTTATGTCAAACGAATACAAGTGGTTTTTAAAAGATGCAGTTGTAGATAAGGGTCTATGTACACTATGCGGTGCATGTGCAGCGGTCTGCCCTTACGAGATTATCGAATTTGATGAGAATGGTCCGAGATTAAAGGAAGAGTGCTATAGAAACGGAGAAGGTGCTTGTAAGGATGTCTGTCAACGGGTTATGACAGATGCTTCTCGTATATCGATGAATGTATTCAATTTCAAAGCTAAGCCTCCTTCACTTATCGGTCAATTTGAAAGGGTTACATCTGCAAGAGCGACCAATTCTACAATAAGGAATAAAGGGCAAGATGGTGGCGCTGTAACTGCACTCCTTGATTATTGTTTCGATAACGGTTTAATCGATGGAGCTGTTAATACTGCTGATTTTACAAAACCAAGTTCTCGTATCGTTACAAACAAAG is part of the Methanohalobium evestigatum Z-7303 genome and encodes:
- a CDS encoding TrmB family transcriptional regulator — translated: MIDKLKKLGLNGYEADVYITLVGLGDATAREISDSSSVPRPKVYDTIKSLEEKGFVEVQYGHPNRFRPMEPRKVIRKLENDTIRTAEECIHNLERYRLDKHDDSPSIWMVKGNWAVTTRVQNLISTSQKEILIEVFDLDFLNEISNYLDEIDKKITCIYIGKHEDQKMFPDKIHVNFVNIDDLKERSHFIGLTKFITEGIQSDGIMYEPEGNITVDEKVNIKIHKENGKRTAIVSKVPISAYIHKNIVETLLQDSKSK
- a CDS encoding daunorubicin resistance protein DrrA family ABC transporter ATP-binding protein; its protein translation is MGAIEVENLKKKYHKFTAVDGISFSVEEGEIFAFLGPNGAGKTTSLKILTTILHPTSGNIRVNGYDVLHKKNDVRKSIGVIFQDNSLDDKLTAYENMEYHAVLYKVPKEEIRERVDKLLGNVELLDRKNDLIKTFSGGMKRRIEIARGLIHTPKVLFLDEPTLGLDAHTRAFLWEYIRDLKENSNLTVFLTTHNLDEAEKIADRIAIIDKGQIQTIGTFEQIKKMTGTNTLEQAFLKLTGHEIRN
- a CDS encoding ABC transporter permease — its product is MIESIRIMWIRQIKEYWRSKPRLIASIVQPTIFLMALGFGLGPVFKQAGGLDYVQFLTPGILGMAILFGSVFNGVSLLWDKQFGFLKETLVAPVPRITLLIGRSIGGATTAVFQGIVLLAVSYFIGFRMDSLLHIPLVILFMFLIAFLFSLLGISMGAKLDDPEAFPLIINLVIIPIFFLSGALFPINNLPSTVTTIAKLNPLSYGVDGLRGTMIGSSDFGIATDVGILLVVTFVLLIISSYLFERLET